The following coding sequences lie in one Apium graveolens cultivar Ventura chromosome 3, ASM990537v1, whole genome shotgun sequence genomic window:
- the LOC141711203 gene encoding pectinesterase-like translates to MGLSKKVTVIGLSSIVLVAVVVAVAVTEYKHSVHGVASGGNSTNEVSTSNKAIKTVCQPTDYKDACVQSLSSSNSTDPKELIKTGFEAAMNDINDVISKSKTLQDAAKDSRTKHAYELCRELLKTSVNDLERSVQKLARFEVSKMDEYVADLKTWLSGAIDYQETCIDAFQNTTGDAGEKMKSLLKTSSEVSSNGLAMVTELNSMLSSLHIPGFQRRLLSRKKMSDWTGAHQRSLLQANPKPNAVVALDGSGQFKSINDALKTVPRKNVAPFVILVKAGVYHEYVDVPRHVDNVVMIGEGSTKTKITGDKNFIDGVGTYKTATVAVNGDGFMAKDIGFENSAGAAKHQAVALRVSADRAIFYRCQMDGYQDTLYTHTYRQFYRDCTITGTIDFIFGDAAAVFQNCKMIVRKPLDNQGCMVTAQGRKDHRSTGGIILQNCSITAEPAFMQAQPPIKSYLGRPWKEFSRTIIMQSYIDSNIVPEGWSPWTGTFGMDTSYYVEYQNRGPGSKTSGRVTWKGIQKNLSQQDILEFTAGRFFQGDAWIPVAGIPYDSGMMKI, encoded by the exons atgggaTTGTCCAAAAAGGTGACTGTTATAGGACTATCTTCGATAGTGCTGGTTGCGGTGGTGGTTGCGGTGGCTGTTACTGAATATAAACACAGTGTTCATGGTGTTGCTAGCGGCGGCAATTCCACGAACGAGGTGTCCACTTCTAATAAAGCCATTAAGACCGTTTGCCAGCCAACCGATTATAAGGATGCATGCGTCCAGAGCCTTTCGTCGTCTAACTCGACTGATCCTAAAGAACTCATCAAGACTGGCTTTGAAGCAGCCATGAACGACATTAATGATGTTATTAGCAAATCcaaaactcttcaagatgctgcCAAGGACTCGCGAACTAAACATGCATATGAATTGTGTAGGGAATTGTTGAAAACATCTGTAAATGATCTTGAGAGATCTGTGCAAAAGCTTGCTCGTTTTGAAGTTAGTAAGATGGACGAGTATGTTGCGGATCTCAAGACATGGCTCAGTGGTGCGATTGATTATCAAGAGACTTGCATTGATGCTTTCCAGAACACAACTGGTGATGCTGGGGAGAAAATGAAGAGTTTGTTGAAAACTTCTTCTGAAGTCTCCAGCAATGGTCTTGCTATGGTTACGGAGCTCAATTCTATGCTTTCATCCTTGCATATTCCGGGCTTTCAAAGGAGACTtctttccaggaaaaagatgtCCGAT TGGACGGGTGCACACCAAAGGAGCCTTCTTCAAGCTAATCCAAAACCAAATGCTGTAGTCGCTCTAGATGGCTCTGGCCAATTTAAGAGTATCAATGATGCCCTCAAGACAGTCCCACGTAAGAATGTTGCCCCCTTTGTTATCCTTGTCAAGGCTGGTGTTTACCACGAGTATGTTGATGTTCCAAGGCATGTTGACAATGTTGTCATGATTGGAGAAGGTTCAACCAAAACCAAGATCACCGGGGATAAGAACTTCATAGATGGAGTTGGTACCTACAAAACTGCAACAGTCG CTGTGAATGGTGATGGTTTCATGGCCAAGGACATAGGCTTCGAGAACTCAGCAGGAGCTGCAAAACATCAAGCTGTGGCTCTTCGTGTGTCTGCTGACAGGGCTATCTTTTACAGATGCCAAATGGATGGTTACCAAGATACCCTATACACCCACACCTACCGCCAATTCTATCGTGATTGCACAATCACCGGCACCATTGACTTCATCTTTGGTGACGCTGCTGCCGTATTCCAAAACTGCAAAATGATTGTGAGGAAGCCACTGGATAACCAAGGGTGCATGGTGACAGCACAAGGCAGGAAAGACCATCGTTCCACCGGTGGAATCATCCTTCAAAACTGCTCAATCACCGCAGAACCAGCATTCATGCAAGCTCAGCCTCCAATTAAGTCCTACTTGGGCCGCCCATGGAAAGAATTCTCAAGGACAATAATCATGCAATCATATATTGATAGTAATATTGTTCCAGAGGGATGGTCACCATGGACAGGTACCTTTGGTATGGACACAAGCTATTATGTCGAGTATCAGAATAGAGGACCAGGATCTAAAACCTCCGGAAGAGTGACATGGAAAGGTATCCAGAAGAATCTTTCTCAGCAGGATATTCTTGAATTTACTGCTGGAAGGTTCTTCCAAGGTGATGCATGGATCCCAGTCGCCGGCATCCCATATGACTCCGGAATGATGAAAATCTAA